In the genome of Bombus affinis isolate iyBomAffi1 chromosome 7, iyBomAffi1.2, whole genome shotgun sequence, one region contains:
- the LOC126918846 gene encoding tudor domain-containing protein 3 isoform X1, with protein MTVQTMEKLKDKGWYITDHGYNAASDSESVTDIQRIIKRLLDLDLREIGSGQGDIVQGNIVLQIQKVRNVAAPKSNEESRAAPRLLKFFLTDGKNNFQAIEVEHISFLSLNTPPGTKILIGCGNVAMSHGIILLRPSNIAQVLGGKVTNLVEKWELNKKLALHTRMRSTEEGGPPPWIPFGKKIIKVSEHDKNFKALAEKEKSSKENTEFEAQRKDAIAEAAKQGSKKIFGGGNKQLLDHSVQRIIDQGFSIEQAEYALKVNRNNVDKALKSLQKTDKHNTFKEPRESREPRNKRFDKKVEEGKPSSGKISLFDFLEDKLPLQSESTEPTNPPQNSYTQHTENNYDKIELKSNESQSGKGGRSQKGSREYQVPPRHLEESKGSKKSNFNSSTTQYLQYNGGNHSQQNKPPRFQRNQDNHNYSQQDNLHKTYQKPQLNDSRNSNVQIRTDGANVMNSNNYYKAPQDQQGKHFGAGRSYNHYETDTRNKQSYDSYARHNRAQEDGTHRAYPANTTDKNYKNQLNRFQPNETSGGKGIVESNSQRRQSQYNQNTNVPSVGSTWVWRVGDKCLAKYWEDNRYYNAKVTGVSDRTCVVQFKGFENYEEVLQVDCLPITDDNQTIQDYVMDQKQSDQRFSNRQLRYDQAQNHITAGMEFRRGGSGVVPASKAAYNKKRNQQRSTQPIYQPPAQRCQNSMPMNTQNNSLL; from the exons ATGACGGTGCAAACTATGGAAAAGTTGAAAGATAAGGGGTG GTACATTACAGATCATGGGTACAATGCTGCAAGTGATTCTGAAAGTGTTACTGATATACAAAGAATTATTAAACGATTATTAGAT CTTGATTTAAGAGAGATTGGTAGTGGTCAAGGAGATATAGTTCAGGGTAATATTGTATTACAAATACAAAAAGTACGTAATGTAGCTGCTCCTAAAAGCAATGAAGAATCTCGAGCAGCTCCACGCTTGTTAAAATTCTTTTTGACTGAtggtaaaaataattttcaagctataGAAGTTGaacatatttcatttttaag TTTAAATACACCTCCTGGTACAAAGATACTAATTGGTTGTGGGAATGTAGCAATGTCCCATGGAATTATTTTGCTAAGGCCATCGAACATAGCACAAGTACTTGGGGGAAAAGTAACAAATCTTGTAGAAAAATGGGAACTGAACAAA AAATTAGCACTACATACAAGAATGAGATCTACAGAAGAAGGTGGTCCACCACCATGGATACCATTTgggaaaaaaattataaaagtttCTGAACATGACAAAAACTTTAAAGCtttagcagaaaaagaaaagtctAGTAAAGAAAATACAGAGTTTGAAGCTCAACGTAAAGATGCTATAGCAGAAGCTGCTAAACAAGGCAGCAAGAAAATTTTTGGTGGAGGAAATAAGCAG CTTCTAGATCACAGTGTACAAAGAATCATAGATCAAGGCTTTTCTATAGAACAAGCAGAATATGCCTTAAAAGTTAATCGTAATAACGTTGATAAAGCTTTGAAAAGTTTGCAAAAGACAGATAAACACAA tACGTTTAAAGAGCCACGAGAATCGCGTGAACCACGAAATAAACGATTCGATAAAAAGGTAGAAGAAGGTAAACCAAGTAGTGGAAAAATATCTCTTTTTGATTTTCTGGAAGATAAATTACCTTTACAATCCGAATCTACGGAACCAACCAATCCACCTCAGAATAGTTATACTCAACATACGGAAAATAATTATGACAAAATTGAACTTAAAAGTAATGAATCACAAAGTGGAAAGGGTGGAAG ATCCCAAAAAGGAAGTCGTGAGTATCAAGTTCCTCCAAGACATTTAGAGGAAAGTAAGGGTAGCAAAAAATCAAACTTTAATAGTTCTACTACTCAATATTTGCAATATAACGGTGGAAATCATTCTCAACAAAATAAACCACCAAGGTTTCAACGAAATCAGGATAATCATAATTATTCTCAACAAGATAATTTACATAAAACGTATCAGAAACCTCAGTTAAATGATTCTCGAAATTCTAATGTACAAATACGTACAGATGGGGCAAACGTTATGAatagtaataattattataaagctCCGCAAGACCAACAAGGCAAACATTTTGGAGCAGGCAGGAGTTATAATCACTATGAGACCGATACCAGGAATAAACAATCTTATGATTCTTATGCCAGACATAATCGAGCACAAGAAGATGGAACACATAGAGCTTATCCTGCAAATACAActgataaaaattacaaaaaccaACTGAATAGATTTCAACCAAATGAGACTTCTGGTGGCAAGGGGATTGTAGAATCCAATAGCCAAAGGAGACAAAGCCAATACAATCAAAATACCAATGTTCCTTCTGTTGGAAGTACCTGGGTTTGGCGCGTAGGTGATAAATGTCTTGCTAAATACTGGGAAGATAATAGG TATTATAACGCAAAAGTAACTGGGGTATCAGATAGGACATGTGTTGTTCAATTCAAAGGGTTTGAAAATTATGAAGAAGTGCTTCAAGTGGATTGCTTACCTATAACAGATGAT AATCAAACTATTCAAGATTATGTTATGGATCAAAAACAATCAGATCAAAGATTCAGTAATAGGCAGCTGCGATACGACCAAGCTCAAAATCACATAACTg CAGGTATGGAATTTCGAAGAGGTGGAAGTGGTGTTGTTCCTGCAAGTAAAGCTGCTTATAACAAAAAACGTAATCAGCAAAGAAGCACGCAGCCCATTTATCAACCACCGGCGCAACGATGTCAGAATTCTATGCCTATGAATACTCAAAATAATTCTTTACTTTAA
- the LOC126918846 gene encoding tudor domain-containing protein 3 isoform X2 — MTVQTMEKLKDKGWYITDHGYNAASDSESVTDIQRIIKRLLDLDLREIGSGQGDIVQGNIVLQIQKVRNVAAPKSNEESRAAPRLLKFFLTDGKNNFQAIEVEHISFLSLNTPPGTKILIGCGNVAMSHGIILLRPSNIAQVLGGKVTNLVEKWELNKKLALHTRMRSTEEGGPPPWIPFGKKIIKVSEHDKNFKALAEKEKSSKENTEFEAQRKDAIAEAAKQGSKKIFGGGNKQLLDHSVQRIIDQGFSIEQAEYALKVNRNNVDKALKSLQKTDKHNTFKEPRESREPRNKRFDKKVEEGKPSSGKISLFDFLEDKLPLQSESTEPTNPPQNSYTQHTENNYDKIELKSNESQSGKGGRSQKGSREYQVPPRHLEESKGSKKSNFNSSTTQYLQYNGGNHSQQNKPPRFQRNQDNHNYSQQDNLHKTYQKPQLNDSRNSNVQIRTDGANVMNSNNYYKAPQDQQGKHFGAGRSYNHYETDTRNKQSYDSYARHNRAQEDGTHRAYPANTTDKNYKNQLNRFQPNETSGGKGIVESNSQRRQSQYNQNTNVPSVGSTWVWRVGDKCLAKYWEDNRYYNAKVTGVSDRTCVVQFKGFENYEEVLQVDCLPITDDNQTIQDYVMDQKQSDQRFSNRQLRYDQAQNHITGMEFRRGGSGVVPASKAAYNKKRNQQRSTQPIYQPPAQRCQNSMPMNTQNNSLL; from the exons ATGACGGTGCAAACTATGGAAAAGTTGAAAGATAAGGGGTG GTACATTACAGATCATGGGTACAATGCTGCAAGTGATTCTGAAAGTGTTACTGATATACAAAGAATTATTAAACGATTATTAGAT CTTGATTTAAGAGAGATTGGTAGTGGTCAAGGAGATATAGTTCAGGGTAATATTGTATTACAAATACAAAAAGTACGTAATGTAGCTGCTCCTAAAAGCAATGAAGAATCTCGAGCAGCTCCACGCTTGTTAAAATTCTTTTTGACTGAtggtaaaaataattttcaagctataGAAGTTGaacatatttcatttttaag TTTAAATACACCTCCTGGTACAAAGATACTAATTGGTTGTGGGAATGTAGCAATGTCCCATGGAATTATTTTGCTAAGGCCATCGAACATAGCACAAGTACTTGGGGGAAAAGTAACAAATCTTGTAGAAAAATGGGAACTGAACAAA AAATTAGCACTACATACAAGAATGAGATCTACAGAAGAAGGTGGTCCACCACCATGGATACCATTTgggaaaaaaattataaaagtttCTGAACATGACAAAAACTTTAAAGCtttagcagaaaaagaaaagtctAGTAAAGAAAATACAGAGTTTGAAGCTCAACGTAAAGATGCTATAGCAGAAGCTGCTAAACAAGGCAGCAAGAAAATTTTTGGTGGAGGAAATAAGCAG CTTCTAGATCACAGTGTACAAAGAATCATAGATCAAGGCTTTTCTATAGAACAAGCAGAATATGCCTTAAAAGTTAATCGTAATAACGTTGATAAAGCTTTGAAAAGTTTGCAAAAGACAGATAAACACAA tACGTTTAAAGAGCCACGAGAATCGCGTGAACCACGAAATAAACGATTCGATAAAAAGGTAGAAGAAGGTAAACCAAGTAGTGGAAAAATATCTCTTTTTGATTTTCTGGAAGATAAATTACCTTTACAATCCGAATCTACGGAACCAACCAATCCACCTCAGAATAGTTATACTCAACATACGGAAAATAATTATGACAAAATTGAACTTAAAAGTAATGAATCACAAAGTGGAAAGGGTGGAAG ATCCCAAAAAGGAAGTCGTGAGTATCAAGTTCCTCCAAGACATTTAGAGGAAAGTAAGGGTAGCAAAAAATCAAACTTTAATAGTTCTACTACTCAATATTTGCAATATAACGGTGGAAATCATTCTCAACAAAATAAACCACCAAGGTTTCAACGAAATCAGGATAATCATAATTATTCTCAACAAGATAATTTACATAAAACGTATCAGAAACCTCAGTTAAATGATTCTCGAAATTCTAATGTACAAATACGTACAGATGGGGCAAACGTTATGAatagtaataattattataaagctCCGCAAGACCAACAAGGCAAACATTTTGGAGCAGGCAGGAGTTATAATCACTATGAGACCGATACCAGGAATAAACAATCTTATGATTCTTATGCCAGACATAATCGAGCACAAGAAGATGGAACACATAGAGCTTATCCTGCAAATACAActgataaaaattacaaaaaccaACTGAATAGATTTCAACCAAATGAGACTTCTGGTGGCAAGGGGATTGTAGAATCCAATAGCCAAAGGAGACAAAGCCAATACAATCAAAATACCAATGTTCCTTCTGTTGGAAGTACCTGGGTTTGGCGCGTAGGTGATAAATGTCTTGCTAAATACTGGGAAGATAATAGG TATTATAACGCAAAAGTAACTGGGGTATCAGATAGGACATGTGTTGTTCAATTCAAAGGGTTTGAAAATTATGAAGAAGTGCTTCAAGTGGATTGCTTACCTATAACAGATGAT AATCAAACTATTCAAGATTATGTTATGGATCAAAAACAATCAGATCAAAGATTCAGTAATAGGCAGCTGCGATACGACCAAGCTCAAAATCACATAACTg GTATGGAATTTCGAAGAGGTGGAAGTGGTGTTGTTCCTGCAAGTAAAGCTGCTTATAACAAAAAACGTAATCAGCAAAGAAGCACGCAGCCCATTTATCAACCACCGGCGCAACGATGTCAGAATTCTATGCCTATGAATACTCAAAATAATTCTTTACTTTAA